Genomic window (Tolypothrix sp. NIES-4075):
TTATAAACAACGATGCGATCGCATCCGCCCAAGCTTTTTTTATTGACTTTTCAGTAATTATATGTTTATACACCAGAGTCCGGAGTAGAGACGCGATATTCCTCAGGTCTGTAGCGATGTTGGTCGTGTCTGTAGCGATGTTGGTCGTGTCTGTAGCGATGTTGGTCGCGTCTGTAGCGATGTTGGTCGTGTCTGTAGCGATGTTGGTCGTGTCTGTAGCGATGTTGGTCGTGTCTGTAGCGATGTTGGTCGTGTCTGTAGCGATATTCCTCGCGAATGTTCCAGAATACGAATGACTTCAGAGGCTTTAATTCTGGGTAACTTAGGCACTAGTCACCTCAAATGTAGTCAACAACCGACGAGGTGCGGTTTCCGAAAGCGGGAACTCATCTAAATATAGTTCAGTTGCTTCGCGCAAATTGGCGATCGCTTCTTCTATCGTTTCTCCCTGACTAGCAGTTCCCACCTCTGGACATTCAGCTACGTAAACATCTTCTTCCCAGTGGAGAATTGCTGTAAAGGTTTGAGTTTTTTTATCTTGAGCCTGTTTTAATGAAGTCATGTGGGTATTGAAAGTAACTTTAGGTTAATTATTTGATCAATTTCGTCGGGCAAGGTTCTTGAACCTAGCAAATTGCTGGTAAAACAAAAGCTTAATTGTTCCTGTGGGTCCATTACGGTGTTTAGCTAGAATAACTTCTGCGATACCTCGGTCTGGGGTATCTGGCGTATAATATTCATCTCGGTAAACCATAATAACTAAATCAGCATCTTCCTCAATAGAACCCGACTCCTTCAAGTCTGACATCATTGGTCGTTTATTAGTTCGAGATTCTACACTTCGATTAAGTTGTGATAAAACAATTACAGGAACATTAAGTTCTTTCGCTAATCCCTTTAGGGAACGTGTAATTTTCGCTAACTCTCGCGCACGATTTTCATCATTGTCACCTGCTAATAACTGTAAGTAGTCAATCACAATTAATCCCAGTAGACCTTGGTGTTCGAGCATTACTTGGCGAGCTTTAGAGCGGATTTCACTAACATTAATATTTGGGCGATCCTCAATATAAATTGGAACATCGCAAAGCATTCCTATGGCAAATGATAGGGGTTCCCATTGAGTCTGACTAATACGACCTGAGCGCAAGTATCCACTTTCTATTCCTGCTTCTGCTGACAATAAACGTTCAACAACTTGCTCTTTCGACATCTCTAAACTAAAGAAGCAAACTGGTAGTTTGTAATTATTAGCGATATTGTAAGCAATACCCAAGCAGAAAGAGGATTTACCCATTGACGGGCGTCCAGCCACAATAATTAAATCAGAGCGCTGAAATCCGATAGTCATTGCATCCAAATCATAAAATCCACAAGGAATTCCAGGTAAACTTATTCCTTCATGTCTTTCTTCTATGTTTTGAAAAGTTTGGCTCAAAATATCTGCTATATGAACAAGTTGAGTTGTATTACTTTTATTAGCGATTATCTGAACCACTGCCTGTATAACATCTATTAATTCGATAACAGAGCGTTGGTTATCTCGATTTAGTCGTGTAATTACAGCAGGTAGTTGCTGAATCTGCCGACGGAGATATAAATCATGTAGTTCTTGTGCATAAGCTTCTGAGTTTTGTGGTTTAGAACAACAACTTACCCAATTATTTAGCAACCTTTCGGCTTCTTCTGCCTCCAAAAGCTTACGATTAGCTAAATAGCTAGCTACGATTGCTGAATCAATAGCTTTTTCTTCAGCAGCCCTATAACATAAATAATTAAAAACTTCTTTTCTCAAACTAGATGTAAAAATATCGGCAGGGAAATTAGATAGACCTTTAACCAAAGCAGGTGTTTGCTGAAGTAAACCGCCAAGTAGCCTTTCTTCTAATCTTTGGTCTGCAAGCCTCTCAACCTCGGCTAATGCATCATGATAAAGTTGATGATGCTCGGAACAAAGCACTACTAAATCTTGTAAATTTTCACGCTCATTGCCAAGATTATCATAAGAATTATAATGTACGTCTAAATAATTTGTTGAGCCACAAATCTGACATTTATACGCAGAACGTTGCAACGCGAGTTTCCGAACTTCCTGCCACTCCTGAGAATTTATATATTCATGATATTTGAATGACATAAGATTATTTCTCAACTAGTTGCGTATTTAAGTACTCGTTCCCATCCCCAACGCCATGCAGTCTCTACTAGCATTTCTTTGCTGTTGGTAAATACAATATAATCTTTTCCTTTTTCGCAAACAATATTTACAACAAGCTGATTGCGTTGGTCATAACCCCAAACTTTAGCAGCACCCTCATACCACCTTTGCCCTTGAGATTGCAGCTGCGGTAAATTGAGCCATTCATCACACCAGCTTCTTGGCTTCCACTGTTCATCAAACGCACGAATTAACACAGCGCTGGGGTATTCCATTAGTCTTTCTTGCTGCTGCAACCACACCCAATAGCCAATAACAGATTTTAAGGCATTTTCCAACCCAAAACTACACGCTTCGAGGACATCCTGTACATCTTCTCTGTCAAAATCTACACCAATTCTAGATAATGCATACTCGTACTGCTTGAATACTTCGTACTCGATTGAATCTTTTTCCCAAAACCACACACTTACGCAACCTCCTAACATCAACCTAAAAGTTTTTTAGTCCTTGTGATGCGGACTTCGTTTGTTTAGCCTAGACTTCCAGTCGTCGGGGCAATTCGCCAAAATTCGGATGCACCGAAAATTCTGTCCCTCTCCACGAGTGAAGAGGGAATAAGAGAATGCAGTTAAACTACCGCTGCTGTAGCTTTCAATTCAAAAATCTTCTCAATCACATCTTCAACTACCTTATCGGGTGTAGAAGCACCAGAGGTAATTCCCACAACAATTTCATTATCTGGCAACCAGTTTTCTGTTATCTTCAACTGACCATTTAATAGTCGATGCTCAATCGCATTTACTGATTTAATTCGCTCTACACAATCGATATGATAAGAAGGAATTTTTTGCTCTACGGCAATTTGTTGTAGTTGAGTAGTATTCGAGGAGTTAAAGCCACCAATTACTACCAT
Coding sequences:
- the dnaB gene encoding replicative DNA helicase, whose translation is MSFKYHEYINSQEWQEVRKLALQRSAYKCQICGSTNYLDVHYNSYDNLGNERENLQDLVVLCSEHHQLYHDALAEVERLADQRLEERLLGGLLQQTPALVKGLSNFPADIFTSSLRKEVFNYLCYRAAEEKAIDSAIVASYLANRKLLEAEEAERLLNNWVSCCSKPQNSEAYAQELHDLYLRRQIQQLPAVITRLNRDNQRSVIELIDVIQAVVQIIANKSNTTQLVHIADILSQTFQNIEERHEGISLPGIPCGFYDLDAMTIGFQRSDLIIVAGRPSMGKSSFCLGIAYNIANNYKLPVCFFSLEMSKEQVVERLLSAEAGIESGYLRSGRISQTQWEPLSFAIGMLCDVPIYIEDRPNINVSEIRSKARQVMLEHQGLLGLIVIDYLQLLAGDNDENRARELAKITRSLKGLAKELNVPVIVLSQLNRSVESRTNKRPMMSDLKESGSIEEDADLVIMVYRDEYYTPDTPDRGIAEVILAKHRNGPTGTIKLLFYQQFARFKNLARRN
- a CDS encoding type II toxin-antitoxin system HicB family antitoxin, which translates into the protein MTSLKQAQDKKTQTFTAILHWEEDVYVAECPEVGTASQGETIEEAIANLREATELYLDEFPLSETAPRRLLTTFEVTSA